In one window of Chitinivibrionales bacterium DNA:
- a CDS encoding HDOD domain-containing protein, whose amino-acid sequence MEFPMVIMMLTTENEREEQILTMAFRQRGVDVILFRPDYKNYIKMLQFLPDILIVEFPRLHTDQGHFVKLLRQHKKTRKVPIIAYGDRADTPVRQGILKKGVNEYLERPLKFSVLLNTIDTKLKLINKSLKDDENKEENANAMDDTSALRDTDTLPTKKIQIMVHHVAGLLAFPFTVAKVLKLADDPKAGAVDLGKVINSDPIISANILKVSNSVFFASSNRRISSIKDAVVRIGFRETKRIVMGMAVMDLVEKENRNYGFDRINFWYHSLACAVFAEAFAKRMGGISTEEAFLSGLLHDLGILIMDEFFSDIFAEILEKTAEEGCQYIAKETAFLGINHNDVIKELFAKWRMPEQITEAVVKHTGYRSLEGKLDTAGQKLSLCVGMGNVLAKLMHLGSEADQFIRPIPNWAFRAVKMQAGITKDFIENVYRDINLFRQFLKLEERDFLRQGQGIEGAEERAVGIVNAAKEIMIPPALYLQKEGMNVKWVKSLEKIHEFDGKLDLVLIWADENVTPEKIDQYTGIIKKGDAQNQPEFAPLLICIDTHSSLPDHDAVKKCSFMDQSCDLRHLDRIIMEILMGKVIEFVPFDSEAIRTDTGSEDISEIEAEV is encoded by the coding sequence ATGGAGTTCCCCATGGTCATCATGATGCTCACCACCGAAAATGAGCGTGAAGAGCAGATTCTTACAATGGCGTTTCGCCAGCGAGGTGTCGATGTTATATTATTCCGACCAGATTACAAAAATTACATCAAAATGCTCCAGTTTTTACCTGATATCCTGATTGTCGAATTTCCCAGACTTCACACCGACCAAGGTCACTTTGTAAAGCTTTTGCGGCAACATAAAAAAACCCGTAAGGTACCGATTATCGCCTATGGAGACAGAGCCGATACTCCTGTCAGGCAGGGCATTTTAAAAAAGGGAGTAAATGAATATCTCGAACGACCCTTGAAATTTTCGGTGCTCCTTAATACGATTGACACAAAATTGAAACTTATTAATAAGTCTTTGAAAGATGATGAGAATAAAGAAGAAAATGCGAATGCGATGGATGATACGTCGGCTTTGCGGGATACCGATACATTGCCGACAAAAAAGATACAGATAATGGTACATCATGTCGCCGGGTTGCTTGCATTTCCTTTCACCGTAGCAAAGGTGCTGAAACTTGCCGATGATCCAAAGGCGGGTGCCGTTGATCTCGGGAAGGTAATCAATTCGGATCCGATAATTTCTGCAAACATTCTGAAAGTCTCAAACAGTGTCTTTTTTGCCTCTTCCAACCGTCGAATCAGCTCGATAAAAGATGCCGTAGTCCGAATCGGGTTCAGAGAAACCAAGCGGATCGTGATGGGGATGGCGGTAATGGATCTGGTCGAAAAAGAAAATAGAAATTACGGCTTTGACAGGATAAACTTCTGGTACCATTCACTTGCCTGCGCTGTTTTCGCAGAAGCGTTTGCCAAACGAATGGGGGGTATCTCCACCGAGGAAGCTTTTTTATCGGGACTTCTCCATGATCTCGGTATTCTGATCATGGATGAATTTTTTTCCGATATTTTTGCTGAAATACTCGAAAAAACAGCGGAGGAAGGCTGTCAGTATATTGCCAAGGAGACCGCATTTTTGGGAATTAATCACAACGATGTGATAAAAGAACTGTTCGCCAAGTGGAGAATGCCCGAGCAGATTACCGAAGCTGTGGTTAAACATACCGGCTATCGTTCTTTGGAAGGCAAACTTGATACGGCCGGGCAAAAACTGTCCCTTTGCGTGGGTATGGGTAATGTGCTGGCAAAATTGATGCATCTTGGTAGTGAAGCCGATCAGTTTATCAGGCCAATACCCAATTGGGCTTTCCGGGCGGTGAAAATGCAGGCCGGGATTACCAAAGATTTTATAGAAAATGTTTATCGGGATATTAATCTGTTCCGCCAGTTTCTTAAGCTTGAGGAGCGGGATTTTTTACGGCAAGGACAGGGAATTGAAGGTGCCGAGGAAAGAGCCGTGGGAATTGTAAATGCAGCAAAGGAGATTATGATTCCGCCAGCGCTTTATCTGCAAAAAGAGGGTATGAATGTTAAATGGGTTAAATCCCTGGAAAAAATTCATGAATTTGATGGTAAACTCGATTTAGTTCTGATCTGGGCCGATGAAAATGTCACCCCTGAAAAGATCGACCAATATACAGGAATAATCAAAAAAGGCGATGCGCAAAATCAACCGGAATTTGCTCCCCTGCTGATCTGTATTGATACACATTCATCACTTCCAGATCATGATGCGGTGAAAAAGTGTTCATTTATGGATCAAAGCTGTGATCTCCGCCATCTCGACCGAATTATCATGGAGATCTTAATGGGGAAGGTGATTGAATTCGTGCCCTTTGATTCGGAAGCGATCAGGACGGATACCGGGTCTGAAGATATATCGGAAATTGAGGCTGAAGTTTAA
- a CDS encoding HD domain-containing protein, which translates to MGTTTKKISLESIEPGAVATQEYLSEKGELLIAKGMVITERHLDILRRRNIFEVFLKLSSEEEELQHIISRQFDAVDDFELEPEKQTEAPPPEKSPVVSNIKEGRIGLEQLKKSEITFNLDKRIKSQGTADRPFGRALADKATQISVAERTEEYKERVANQYEEALSETTELLNRCAQGGDVNAQEVRSTVSRFVKLFVTDKNILLNISGIKHKGKDYLYSHSLNVCLLSVNIAAACGYNEFQVMEIGMGAILHDVGMLLLPEKIRIQEKKLTEDEWFEVQKHPILGLHLMEKIKGLPESVPIISYQSHERVNARGYPKQRGTRLIHRFAKLVQVADVYEAMSSPRSYRRPLIPYKAMENIIKMTKRNLVSSEYTKAFLQYASLFPVGSLVQLNDDRIAKVIDTNKDSFAKPVVSVLTDKSGTPYSKEKITQIDLHKDSSVQIVKALPNDCMNAVGIMDGF; encoded by the coding sequence ATGGGAACGACCACGAAGAAAATTTCTCTTGAGAGCATAGAGCCGGGTGCTGTTGCAACTCAGGAATATCTTTCGGAAAAAGGAGAACTTCTTATTGCCAAGGGTATGGTGATAACCGAGCGTCATCTTGATATCCTGAGGCGGCGTAATATTTTCGAAGTCTTCCTGAAACTATCGAGTGAAGAAGAAGAGCTTCAACATATCATTTCCCGGCAGTTTGATGCTGTTGATGATTTTGAACTGGAGCCGGAAAAACAGACTGAAGCGCCACCTCCTGAAAAATCGCCGGTAGTGAGTAATATCAAAGAGGGCAGAATAGGACTCGAACAACTAAAAAAAAGTGAAATCACCTTTAATCTTGACAAGCGCATCAAGTCGCAAGGCACGGCCGACAGGCCCTTCGGCCGTGCACTGGCCGATAAGGCCACGCAGATCTCGGTAGCGGAACGGACTGAAGAATACAAAGAGCGTGTGGCAAATCAGTATGAGGAAGCGTTAAGCGAAACAACCGAACTTCTCAACAGGTGTGCACAGGGAGGGGATGTCAATGCACAGGAGGTTCGCTCTACTGTATCACGATTTGTGAAACTGTTTGTCACCGATAAAAATATACTTCTCAATATTTCGGGTATAAAACATAAAGGGAAGGATTATCTCTACAGTCACTCGTTGAATGTCTGTCTTTTGTCTGTCAATATTGCTGCGGCATGCGGATATAACGAATTCCAGGTCATGGAAATCGGCATGGGCGCTATTCTTCATGATGTCGGTATGCTGCTGTTGCCGGAAAAAATACGGATTCAGGAAAAAAAACTCACCGAAGATGAATGGTTTGAGGTCCAGAAGCATCCCATTCTGGGGCTTCATTTAATGGAAAAAATAAAAGGGCTGCCGGAATCGGTGCCCATTATTTCCTATCAGAGTCATGAGCGGGTAAATGCACGGGGCTATCCCAAGCAGCGGGGGACCCGTCTAATTCACCGGTTTGCAAAGCTTGTTCAGGTCGCCGATGTTTATGAAGCGATGTCGTCTCCCCGAAGCTATCGACGGCCGCTGATTCCCTACAAGGCTATGGAAAACATCATAAAAATGACCAAAAGAAATCTTGTTTCAAGCGAGTATACCAAGGCCTTTCTGCAATATGCATCGCTGTTTCCGGTTGGTAGTCTTGTCCAGCTCAACGACGACCGGATTGCAAAGGTAATCGATACAAATAAAGACTCCTTTGCCAAACCGGTAGTCAGTGTTCTTACTGATAAATCCGGGACCCCCTATAGCAAAGAAAAGATTACTCAAATCGATTTACATAAAGATTCGAGTGTACAGATAGTCAAAGCCCTGCCAAATGACTGTATGAATGCAGTCGGCATTATGGATGGCTTTTAG
- the asd gene encoding aspartate-semialdehyde dehydrogenase yields the protein MLKVGFIGWRGMVGSVLMGRMNAENDFNGFEPLFFSTSQVGLQGPDIGMDIPALQDAFSIDILKGMDIIITCQGGDYTRKVYPELRKSGWKGYWIDAASALRMDNDSIIVLDPVNREIIDKGLSSGIKNYIGGNCTVSLMLIAIAGLFEKGLVEWVSSMTYQAASGAGAKNMIELVKQMAALVEASKSALDNPAASALEYDSLVTAKLRDGSLPVDNFTQPLAASLLPWIDKPMENGQSREEWKGYAETNKILQSDPLIPVDGICVRISSMRCHSQGLTIKLNKDIPVDEIQNIIGQSNDWVKVVPNEKEVSLKELTPAAVTGTLSVPIGRIRKMNLGPQFISAFSVGDQLLWGAAEPVRRMLRIVLDHLS from the coding sequence GTGCTTAAGGTTGGTTTTATTGGTTGGCGCGGCATGGTTGGTTCGGTTCTTATGGGGCGAATGAATGCCGAAAACGATTTCAATGGATTTGAACCCCTCTTTTTTTCCACTTCGCAGGTCGGCCTGCAAGGTCCTGATATCGGCATGGATATTCCGGCTCTTCAGGATGCTTTTTCTATCGACATCCTCAAAGGTATGGATATTATAATAACCTGTCAGGGGGGTGATTATACAAGAAAAGTCTATCCCGAACTCCGGAAAAGCGGCTGGAAAGGTTACTGGATCGATGCAGCTTCTGCATTACGCATGGATAACGACAGCATCATAGTTCTCGACCCGGTAAACCGCGAAATAATCGACAAAGGATTGTCTTCGGGCATAAAAAACTATATCGGCGGTAATTGTACTGTCAGTCTCATGCTTATAGCGATTGCAGGGCTGTTTGAGAAGGGACTGGTCGAATGGGTGTCCTCCATGACCTATCAGGCGGCTTCAGGGGCCGGTGCGAAAAACATGATCGAGCTGGTAAAACAGATGGCCGCACTGGTGGAGGCATCAAAAAGTGCCCTCGATAATCCGGCAGCCTCGGCACTCGAGTATGATTCGCTGGTAACCGCAAAGCTCAGGGACGGCTCTTTGCCGGTTGACAACTTTACTCAGCCCCTTGCCGCAAGCCTTCTTCCATGGATCGACAAACCAATGGAGAATGGGCAGAGCAGAGAAGAATGGAAAGGATATGCCGAAACAAATAAAATTCTCCAGAGCGATCCGTTGATTCCTGTGGACGGAATCTGTGTTCGTATCAGCTCGATGCGCTGTCATAGTCAGGGTTTGACTATCAAACTCAACAAAGATATTCCCGTTGATGAAATCCAGAATATTATCGGGCAATCAAATGACTGGGTAAAAGTGGTCCCGAACGAAAAAGAGGTCTCACTTAAGGAGTTAACCCCGGCAGCGGTGACCGGCACCCTGAGTGTTCCTATCGGCCGGATCAGGAAAATGAATTTAGGGCCTCAGTTTATCTCTGCTTTTAGTGTTGGTGATCAGCTACTCTGGGGTGCTGCAGAACCGGTCAGACGAATGCTGCGCATTGTGCTTGACCATCTGAGTTGA
- the floA gene encoding flotillin-like protein FloA (flotillin-like protein involved in membrane lipid rafts), translated as MNPVIVLVIAVLAVAALILFFFIASALSLWIQALISGAHVGLLNIVFMRFRKVPPKLIVESKIMGVKAGLVIDTDALESHYLAGGNVMRVVQALIAADKANIDLKFDRCVAIDLAGRNVLEAVQMSVNPKVIETPLVAAVAKDGIQLKAISRVTVRANIERLVGGAGEDTILARVGEGIVTTIGSAVTHKEVLENPDTISKMVLKKGLDAGTAFEILSIDIADVDVGKNIGAELETDRAEADKRIAQAKAEERRAMAVAAEQEMKANVQEMRAKVVEAEAEVPLAMSEAFRKGQLGVMDYYRMKNIEADTSMRDSIGSPRDKKDENEQ; from the coding sequence ATGAACCCTGTTATTGTCTTAGTTATTGCCGTTCTTGCCGTTGCAGCACTTATTCTCTTTTTCTTTATTGCTTCTGCGCTTTCCTTGTGGATTCAGGCCCTGATTTCAGGCGCGCATGTGGGACTGCTGAACATCGTTTTCATGCGGTTTCGTAAAGTTCCGCCAAAATTGATTGTCGAATCGAAGATCATGGGGGTAAAAGCCGGACTCGTTATTGACACCGATGCCCTGGAATCCCACTATCTGGCCGGTGGTAATGTCATGCGGGTAGTGCAGGCGCTGATTGCGGCAGACAAAGCCAATATCGATCTGAAATTCGACCGCTGTGTTGCTATCGATCTTGCCGGACGGAATGTTCTGGAAGCGGTTCAGATGAGTGTCAATCCCAAAGTAATCGAAACGCCCCTTGTGGCAGCGGTTGCCAAGGATGGTATTCAGCTGAAAGCCATTTCCCGGGTAACTGTCAGGGCGAATATCGAGCGTCTGGTCGGCGGTGCCGGTGAAGACACTATCCTTGCCCGGGTCGGGGAAGGTATTGTGACGACAATCGGTTCTGCGGTAACCCATAAGGAAGTGCTCGAAAATCCTGATACGATTTCGAAAATGGTCCTGAAAAAAGGCCTGGATGCCGGAACTGCGTTCGAAATACTCTCCATTGATATTGCCGATGTTGATGTGGGCAAAAATATCGGAGCCGAGTTGGAGACCGATCGCGCCGAAGCCGACAAACGAATTGCCCAGGCAAAAGCCGAAGAGCGGCGAGCCATGGCGGTTGCAGCAGAACAGGAAATGAAAGCCAATGTCCAGGAAATGCGGGCTAAAGTTGTCGAGGCTGAAGCGGAAGTGCCACTCGCCATGTCTGAAGCTTTCAGAAAGGGACAGCTCGGTGTCATGGACTACTATCGCATGAAAAACATTGAAGCAGATACCTCGATGAGGGATTCCATAGGATCACCGCGGGATAAAAAAGATGAAAACGAACAGTAA
- a CDS encoding serine protease encodes MSSNIWIPVVLQLLGVIVIIAEFILPSGGLLSIAAVGLLGYALYMAFTGISVAAGFIFVVIDIVTLPVLVIIGLKLLAHSPATLRTKLTNKEGAQTQTSSLQKYLHTEGITQSDLHPSGVALINNRRVDVITRGEYIEKNSPIIVVEVAGNRIVVEQKEDDS; translated from the coding sequence ATGAGCAGTAACATATGGATACCTGTTGTTCTACAATTACTGGGAGTAATTGTAATCATCGCAGAATTCATTCTGCCCTCCGGTGGCCTGCTCTCCATTGCAGCGGTTGGTCTTTTAGGATACGCACTTTATATGGCATTTACCGGCATTTCAGTAGCTGCAGGGTTTATATTTGTAGTGATCGATATCGTAACACTTCCTGTTCTGGTGATTATCGGACTGAAATTGCTTGCCCATTCGCCGGCAACCCTGCGGACAAAGCTGACAAATAAAGAAGGCGCTCAAACTCAGACATCATCACTGCAGAAATACCTTCACACGGAAGGGATAACGCAGTCGGATCTCCATCCTTCAGGAGTTGCACTTATCAACAACCGGCGTGTCGACGTCATTACCCGGGGTGAATATATAGAAAAAAACAGCCCCATAATTGTTGTCGAGGTTGCCGGAAATCGCATTGTCGTCGAACAAAAAGAAGATGATTCATAA
- a CDS encoding serine protease, with product MSLKRCPFGLIFIAGILLLLPSLSYASEGKESSSSTKKIFVIPVKGTVEPGMASFLARSTRMAHDSGAALIIIEMDTFGGRVDAALQIVDTLQNVQDTTVAYVKNKAISAGALIALACDKLVMKHGTTLGDCEPITYSDGAPQTVGEKIQSPLRATFRSLAQRNGFPETLAEAMVTREMVVYEVTLPDTILYLDSIAFAELDETTKKKVVSKKTVVTRGELLTMHSEEARELGFSLMSVDSIEEMLREMGISDYELIRIEESWSETFVRFISSIAPLLMMIGLAALYMEIKTPGFGIFGIIGILCIALVFGGQYMVGLADYTELLLIVLGLVLLAMELFVIPGFGITGIAGIVFIGIGFVLSFQGFVIPQPDFPWQMSLFLRNIAMVLGSFIGSIIIAMVTFRYAFPRLSRIVSGPYLSASLKNSRVETDSAAPIHVGDKGVVKTACRPSGKARFGAKTFDVVAEGEFFDSGEEVIVSEIHGNRIVITRRPQNEQ from the coding sequence ATGAGTCTTAAAAGATGCCCCTTTGGTTTGATATTTATTGCAGGCATTTTGCTCCTGTTACCCTCTCTCTCCTATGCTTCCGAGGGTAAGGAATCAAGTTCCTCCACAAAAAAAATTTTTGTCATTCCCGTAAAAGGGACTGTTGAGCCGGGCATGGCTTCGTTTCTTGCCCGCTCGACCCGCATGGCCCACGACTCCGGGGCTGCCTTGATTATTATCGAAATGGACACTTTCGGCGGGCGGGTTGATGCAGCATTGCAGATTGTTGACACACTGCAGAATGTTCAGGACACGACAGTCGCATACGTCAAAAACAAAGCGATTTCCGCAGGAGCCCTGATCGCCCTGGCCTGTGATAAGCTGGTAATGAAACACGGCACAACACTGGGAGATTGTGAGCCGATTACCTATAGCGACGGCGCGCCGCAAACTGTAGGAGAAAAAATTCAATCACCGCTCCGTGCAACATTCCGCAGCCTCGCTCAGCGTAACGGTTTTCCGGAAACACTGGCTGAAGCCATGGTTACCAGAGAAATGGTCGTCTACGAAGTTACACTTCCCGATACAATTCTTTATCTCGATTCAATCGCTTTTGCCGAATTGGATGAAACCACAAAAAAGAAGGTTGTCTCCAAAAAAACTGTTGTGACTCGGGGCGAACTACTGACCATGCACAGTGAGGAAGCACGTGAACTCGGTTTCTCACTCATGAGTGTGGACAGTATCGAAGAAATGCTCCGGGAAATGGGCATTTCCGATTATGAACTCATTCGCATTGAAGAAAGCTGGTCGGAAACTTTTGTCAGGTTTATCAGTTCTATCGCTCCACTCCTCATGATGATCGGCCTGGCGGCACTATATATGGAAATCAAAACCCCCGGTTTCGGAATATTCGGCATTATCGGCATACTTTGTATTGCTCTTGTTTTTGGCGGGCAATATATGGTCGGGCTTGCCGATTATACCGAATTATTGCTCATTGTTCTCGGCCTTGTACTTCTGGCAATGGAGCTTTTCGTAATCCCGGGTTTTGGAATCACGGGAATTGCAGGAATTGTCTTCATTGGTATCGGTTTTGTTCTTTCCTTTCAGGGCTTTGTTATTCCTCAGCCGGATTTCCCCTGGCAAATGAGCCTCTTTTTACGAAATATTGCAATGGTACTTGGGAGTTTTATCGGTTCCATTATTATCGCAATGGTAACATTCAGGTATGCTTTCCCCCGGCTCTCACGAATTGTCAGCGGGCCCTATCTTTCTGCATCCCTTAAAAACTCACGGGTTGAAACCGATTCGGCTGCTCCGATTCATGTGGGAGACAAAGGGGTTGTAAAAACAGCATGCAGACCTTCGGGGAAGGCCAGATTCGGCGCCAAAACTTTCGACGTCGTCGCTGAAGGTGAATTCTTTGATTCGGGAGAGGAAGTCATTGTTTCCGAAATTCACGGAAATCGCATTGTTATCACTCGGAGGCCGCAAAATGAGCAGTAA
- a CDS encoding sigma-70 family RNA polymerase sigma factor has translation MKQKSEALYFRDINRFKVLSDVEERKLVKLVKDNEEGAINKLISANLRFVVSVARRYRGRGLSYLELINEGNIGLLKAAKRFDLNMNVKFISYAVWWIRQSIQKALFEQAGTVRIPPNKIALVNKFKRALDANDGDYHKTIMMEEFKEHEREIIEVLDKLKGLSLNAPVGNAKPDEESTKTLLDVLGEEPNQNEESERLELGNVLDSVLQTITSREERILRMYYGLNFSHQFTLEEIGKELSLTRERVRLIRDRSLRKLFKNPASRAKLFPFIQDSKQ, from the coding sequence ATGAAACAAAAGTCTGAAGCACTCTATTTTCGGGATATTAATCGGTTCAAAGTTCTTTCTGATGTAGAAGAACGGAAGCTGGTTAAGCTGGTTAAGGATAATGAAGAGGGTGCTATCAATAAATTAATTTCCGCAAACCTGCGCTTTGTGGTCAGCGTTGCCCGGCGTTATCGCGGTCGCGGACTCAGCTATCTTGAGCTTATTAATGAAGGAAACATAGGCCTTTTGAAAGCCGCGAAGCGATTCGATCTTAATATGAATGTCAAATTTATCTCCTATGCGGTATGGTGGATACGGCAATCAATTCAGAAAGCACTTTTTGAGCAGGCCGGCACAGTAAGAATCCCGCCGAATAAAATAGCACTGGTCAATAAATTCAAACGCGCACTCGATGCCAATGACGGTGACTATCACAAAACCATTATGATGGAAGAGTTCAAAGAGCATGAACGGGAAATTATCGAAGTACTCGATAAACTCAAGGGTTTGTCCCTTAATGCTCCGGTCGGCAATGCCAAGCCCGATGAAGAAAGCACTAAGACATTGCTGGATGTTTTAGGTGAAGAACCCAATCAGAATGAAGAAAGCGAACGATTGGAACTGGGCAATGTTCTTGACAGTGTTCTTCAGACAATAACCAGTCGGGAAGAGCGTATTCTTCGAATGTATTACGGACTCAATTTTTCTCACCAGTTCACACTGGAAGAAATCGGAAAAGAGCTCAGTCTTACCCGCGAGAGGGTTCGTTTGATTCGAGATCGATCGCTCCGGAAACTCTTTAAAAATCCTGCCTCGCGAGCTAAGCTGTTTCCGTTTATTCAAGACTCCAAGCAATGA
- the recA gene encoding recombinase RecA translates to MAKKSSSSGTPGTVGNKNAAVEQAVSQIEKQHGKGAIMRLGEDSLVGAVKVIPSGSLSVDNAFGVGGWPKGRIVEIFGPESSGKTTLALHAIANAQKQGGIAVLVDAEYAFDSAYARRLGVDVDNLLVSQPDTGEQALEIVDTLVRSGAIDIIVVDSVAALVPSAEIEGEMGDSHMGLQARLMSQALRKLTGIISKSKTCLIFINQLRMKIGVMFGNPETTTGGNALKFYSSVRVDIRRIAAIKDGENTIGNRTRVKVVKNKVAPPFKNAEFDIMYGVGISYVGDVLDLGVENGIIDKSGAWFSFNGERLGQGRERAKEFLTENKDITTEVEKMIREKLGLPEAKVVNETAAAAEKS, encoded by the coding sequence ATGGCAAAGAAAAGTTCGTCATCGGGTACACCCGGTACCGTGGGAAATAAAAATGCTGCAGTTGAACAGGCAGTAAGTCAGATTGAAAAGCAGCATGGCAAAGGCGCAATTATGCGTCTGGGCGAAGATTCGCTGGTAGGTGCAGTAAAAGTAATCCCTTCGGGATCGCTTTCTGTCGACAATGCCTTTGGTGTCGGCGGATGGCCCAAGGGGCGAATTGTTGAAATTTTCGGGCCCGAATCATCGGGAAAAACAACCCTCGCTCTTCATGCAATCGCCAATGCTCAAAAGCAGGGCGGTATCGCAGTGCTGGTTGATGCCGAATATGCTTTTGATTCGGCATATGCCAGGAGGCTGGGGGTTGATGTCGATAACCTTCTTGTTTCCCAGCCCGATACCGGAGAACAGGCTCTGGAGATAGTCGATACGCTCGTGCGAAGCGGTGCTATCGATATAATCGTTGTTGACAGTGTTGCCGCACTGGTGCCTTCGGCGGAAATCGAAGGTGAAATGGGAGACAGTCACATGGGGCTGCAGGCGCGGCTTATGTCGCAGGCGCTCAGAAAACTGACGGGCATTATTTCCAAATCCAAGACATGTCTGATTTTTATTAATCAGCTTCGAATGAAAATCGGTGTGATGTTCGGTAATCCGGAAACGACAACAGGTGGTAATGCACTCAAGTTTTATTCATCAGTAAGAGTCGATATCAGGCGGATCGCAGCCATAAAAGACGGCGAGAATACAATCGGCAACCGGACGCGTGTGAAAGTGGTGAAAAACAAAGTCGCACCACCCTTTAAAAATGCCGAATTCGATATCATGTACGGAGTTGGAATCTCGTATGTCGGTGATGTGCTCGATCTTGGAGTAGAAAATGGTATTATTGACAAAAGCGGCGCCTGGTTTTCTTTCAATGGAGAGCGACTCGGTCAGGGCCGGGAACGGGCAAAGGAATTCCTTACCGAAAACAAGGATATTACCACTGAGGTCGAAAAAATGATAAGAGAAAAACTCGGGCTTCCGGAGGCGAAGGTGGTGAATGAAACTGCTGCTGCTGCTGAAAAGTCGTAA